A DNA window from Kitasatospora atroaurantiaca contains the following coding sequences:
- the purN gene encoding phosphoribosylglycinamide formyltransferase, whose amino-acid sequence MAAAPAQVFPPRTPGPARLVVLVSGSGTNLQALIDAAADPAYGAEIIAVGADRESIAGLERAERAGLPTFVHRVKDFPDRADWDRALTAAVAGYEPDLVVTAGFMKILGAEFIATFGGRIVNTHPALLPAFPGAHGVADALAYGVKVTGCTVHLVDAGVDTGPIIAQGVVEVTDADHADGGDALHERIKTVERQLLVEVVGRLAREGHRIEDRKVWIPAHERA is encoded by the coding sequence GTGGCCGCCGCCCCCGCCCAAGTGTTCCCGCCCCGCACCCCCGGACCGGCCCGGCTGGTGGTCCTGGTCTCGGGCTCCGGCACCAATCTGCAGGCTCTGATCGACGCCGCCGCCGATCCGGCGTACGGCGCCGAGATCATCGCCGTGGGCGCCGACCGTGAGAGCATCGCCGGGCTGGAGCGCGCGGAGCGCGCGGGCCTCCCGACCTTCGTCCACCGGGTCAAGGACTTCCCCGACCGTGCCGACTGGGACCGCGCGCTGACCGCCGCCGTGGCCGGCTACGAGCCCGACCTGGTGGTGACGGCCGGCTTCATGAAGATCCTCGGCGCGGAGTTCATCGCCACCTTCGGTGGCCGGATCGTCAACACCCACCCCGCTCTGCTGCCCGCCTTCCCCGGCGCCCACGGCGTCGCCGACGCGCTCGCGTACGGGGTCAAGGTCACCGGCTGCACCGTCCACCTGGTCGACGCCGGCGTGGACACCGGGCCGATCATCGCGCAGGGCGTCGTGGAGGTCACCGACGCCGACCACGCCGATGGCGGCGACGCGCTGCACGAGCGCATCAAGACTGTCGAGCGCCAGCTGCTCGTCGAGGTCGTGGGCCGGCTGGCCCGCGAAGGCCACCGCATCGAAGACCGAAAGGTATGGATTCCGGCTCATGAGCGAGCGTAG
- a CDS encoding DUF3017 domain-containing protein translates to MSRSRRRPVKTTGTLPPEGSAAAMGRGHALPVRQWPITLVLAVACAGLAVTWFGDFKYGLLTVGGALLLGAALRLTLPEVGMLAVRSRFTDVSVLTLLGGVIVLLTLVAQPDPWLRLSLLDNVGQLIGRQHR, encoded by the coding sequence GTGAGCCGGTCGCGTCGCCGGCCGGTGAAGACCACGGGCACGCTGCCGCCGGAGGGCTCGGCGGCGGCGATGGGCCGTGGTCACGCCCTGCCGGTCCGGCAGTGGCCGATAACGCTGGTCCTGGCGGTGGCCTGCGCAGGGCTCGCCGTCACCTGGTTCGGCGATTTCAAGTACGGCCTGCTGACGGTCGGCGGCGCGCTGCTGCTGGGCGCGGCGCTGCGGCTGACCCTGCCCGAGGTCGGCATGCTGGCGGTGCGCAGCCGCTTCACGGACGTCAGCGTGCTGACGCTGCTCGGCGGCGTGATCGTGCTGCTCACGCTGGTGGCGCAGCCCGACCCGTGGCTGCGGCTGTCCCTGCTGGACAACGTCGGCCAGCTCATCGGGCGCCAGCACCGCTGA
- a CDS encoding malate dehydrogenase — MTRTPVNVTVTGAAGQIGYALLFRIASGQLLGADVPVNLRLLEIPQGLKAAEGVAMELDDCAFPLLRGITITDQAATAFDGANVALLVGARPRTAGMERGDLLQANGGIFGPQGKAINEHAADDIKVLVVGNPANTNALIAQRNAPDVPAERFTAMTRLDHNRAVAQLAKKTGATVGDIKKVTIWGNHSATQYPDIFHAEIAGKNAAELINDQAWLESDFIPTVAKRGAAIIEVRGASSAASAANAAIDHVYTWVNGTAEGDWTSMGIVSDGSYGVPEGLISSFPVTTKDGKFEIVQGLEISDFSRARIDASVGELVEERDAVAGLGLI; from the coding sequence ATGACTCGCACCCCCGTCAACGTCACCGTCACCGGCGCGGCCGGCCAGATCGGCTACGCGCTGCTCTTCCGCATCGCCTCCGGCCAGCTGCTCGGCGCGGACGTGCCGGTGAACCTCCGCCTGCTGGAGATCCCGCAGGGCCTCAAGGCCGCCGAGGGCGTCGCGATGGAGCTCGACGACTGCGCCTTCCCGCTGCTGCGCGGCATCACCATCACCGACCAGGCCGCCACCGCCTTCGACGGCGCCAACGTGGCCCTGCTGGTCGGCGCCCGCCCGCGCACCGCCGGCATGGAGCGCGGCGACCTGCTGCAGGCCAACGGCGGCATCTTCGGCCCGCAGGGCAAGGCCATCAACGAGCACGCCGCGGACGACATCAAGGTCCTTGTGGTCGGCAACCCGGCCAACACCAACGCCCTGATCGCCCAGCGCAACGCGCCCGACGTCCCGGCCGAGCGCTTCACCGCGATGACCCGCCTGGACCACAACCGCGCGGTCGCCCAGCTCGCCAAGAAGACCGGCGCCACCGTGGGCGACATCAAGAAGGTCACCATCTGGGGCAACCACTCGGCCACCCAGTACCCGGACATCTTCCACGCGGAGATCGCCGGCAAGAACGCCGCCGAGCTGATCAACGACCAGGCCTGGCTGGAGAGCGACTTCATCCCGACCGTCGCCAAGCGCGGCGCCGCGATCATCGAGGTCCGTGGCGCGTCCTCCGCCGCCTCGGCCGCCAACGCCGCCATCGACCACGTGTACACCTGGGTCAACGGCACCGCAGAGGGCGACTGGACCTCCATGGGCATCGTCTCCGACGGTTCCTACGGCGTGCCGGAGGGCCTCATCTCCTCCTTCCCGGTCACCACCAAGGACGGCAAGTTCGAGATCGTCCAGGGCCTGGAGATCTCCGACTTCTCGCGCGCCCGGATCGACGCCTCGGTCGGCGAGCTGGTCGAGGAGCGCGACGCGGTCGCCGGTCTCGGCCTGATCTGA
- the purH gene encoding bifunctional phosphoribosylaminoimidazolecarboxamide formyltransferase/IMP cyclohydrolase yields the protein MSAAPSTTPPVSEDVRPIRRALVSVYDKTGLEELAQGLHAAGVELVSTGSTAGRIAAAGVPVTEVSELTGFPECLDGRVKTLHPRVHAGVLADLRLESHRAQLAELGIEPFDLVVVNLYPFKATVASGATPDECVEQIDIGGPSMVRAAAKNHPSVAVVVDPARYADVLEAVRSGGFDLLTRKRLAGAAFAHTAAYDVAVASWFEQSGYTESEDAFPAFLGATYERQNVLRYGENPHQGAALYTDGTGGLAGAEQLHGKEMSYNNYVDTDAARRAAYDHAEPAVAIIKHANPCGIATGADVAEAHRKAHACDPLSAFGGVIAVNRPVTVELAEQIAPIFTEVVVAPAYEDGAVEVLARKKNIRVLRAPDAPCNVKEARPISGGVLLQETDRIHAEGDDPSTWTLATGDALSEAELAELAFAWRACRAVKSNAILLAKDGASVGVGMGQVNRVDSAKLAVERAGERAKGAYAASDAFFPFADGLQVLLDGGVKAVVQPGGSVRDEEVIAAAAAAGVTMYLTGTRHFFH from the coding sequence ATGAGCGCCGCCCCCAGCACCACGCCCCCCGTCTCCGAGGACGTACGTCCGATCCGTCGCGCGCTGGTGAGCGTGTACGACAAGACCGGTCTGGAGGAGCTGGCCCAGGGCCTGCACGCCGCCGGGGTCGAGCTGGTCTCCACGGGTTCCACGGCCGGCCGGATCGCCGCCGCCGGGGTCCCGGTCACCGAGGTCTCCGAGCTCACGGGCTTCCCCGAGTGCCTCGACGGGCGCGTGAAGACCCTGCACCCCCGCGTGCACGCTGGCGTGCTCGCCGACCTGCGCCTCGAGTCGCACCGCGCGCAGCTGGCCGAGCTGGGCATCGAGCCCTTCGACCTGGTCGTGGTGAACCTCTACCCGTTCAAGGCCACCGTCGCCTCGGGCGCCACCCCGGACGAGTGCGTCGAGCAGATCGACATCGGCGGCCCGTCGATGGTCCGCGCCGCCGCCAAGAACCACCCCTCGGTCGCCGTGGTCGTCGACCCGGCCCGCTACGCCGACGTTCTCGAGGCCGTCCGGTCCGGCGGCTTCGACCTGCTCACCCGCAAGCGCCTGGCCGGTGCGGCCTTCGCGCACACCGCCGCCTACGACGTGGCCGTGGCCTCCTGGTTCGAGCAGTCCGGCTACACCGAGTCCGAGGACGCCTTCCCGGCCTTCCTGGGTGCCACCTACGAGCGCCAGAACGTGCTCCGCTACGGCGAGAATCCGCACCAGGGAGCCGCTCTCTACACCGACGGCACGGGCGGCCTCGCGGGCGCCGAGCAGCTGCACGGCAAGGAGATGTCGTACAACAACTACGTCGACACCGACGCCGCCCGCCGTGCCGCGTACGACCACGCCGAGCCGGCCGTCGCGATCATCAAGCACGCAAACCCGTGCGGTATCGCCACCGGCGCGGACGTCGCCGAGGCGCACCGCAAGGCGCACGCCTGTGACCCGCTCTCGGCCTTCGGCGGCGTGATCGCCGTCAACCGCCCGGTCACCGTCGAGCTGGCCGAGCAGATCGCCCCGATCTTCACCGAGGTCGTCGTGGCCCCGGCGTACGAGGACGGCGCGGTCGAGGTGCTGGCCCGTAAGAAGAACATCCGGGTGCTGCGCGCTCCCGACGCCCCCTGCAACGTCAAGGAGGCCCGCCCGATCTCCGGCGGCGTCCTGCTGCAGGAGACCGACCGGATCCACGCCGAGGGCGACGACCCGTCGACCTGGACGCTGGCCACCGGTGACGCCCTGTCGGAGGCCGAGCTGGCCGAGCTGGCCTTCGCCTGGCGGGCCTGCCGGGCCGTCAAGTCCAACGCGATCCTGCTGGCCAAGGACGGTGCCTCGGTCGGCGTCGGCATGGGCCAGGTCAACCGGGTCGACTCGGCGAAGCTCGCGGTCGAGCGGGCCGGCGAGCGGGCCAAGGGCGCGTACGCCGCTTCCGACGCGTTCTTCCCGTTCGCGGACGGCCTGCAGGTGCTGCTCGACGGCGGTGTCAAGGCCGTCGTGCAGCCGGGCGGTTCGGTGCGCGACGAAGAGGTGATCGCGGCCGCGGCCGCGGCCGGCGTCACGATGTACCTCACCGGTACCCGCCACTTCTTCCACTGA
- a CDS encoding DUF2752 domain-containing protein — protein sequence MAITDASSLTARWRRSADSVPGALMRVLLRGTGGLVAAVAVAQLHDSHDPGVLCLLRRFTGIPCPGCGSTTVFIEAGHGNWAAALAANPVTVVAAVGLLVAPLGPGRWWWKLPNGRRNALIGAALAASWVWQLHRLGISRP from the coding sequence GTGGCCATCACCGATGCGAGTTCCCTGACGGCCCGTTGGCGCCGCTCGGCCGACTCCGTCCCGGGTGCACTCATGCGGGTACTGCTGCGCGGCACCGGGGGCCTGGTGGCCGCGGTGGCGGTCGCCCAGCTGCACGACTCGCACGACCCCGGAGTGCTCTGCCTGCTGCGCCGTTTCACCGGAATACCGTGCCCCGGCTGTGGGAGCACCACGGTCTTCATCGAGGCGGGGCACGGCAATTGGGCGGCCGCGCTCGCCGCCAACCCGGTCACGGTGGTGGCCGCCGTCGGCCTGCTGGTCGCGCCGCTGGGCCCCGGCCGCTGGTGGTGGAAGCTGCCGAACGGCCGGCGGAACGCCCTGATCGGGGCCGCCTTAGCGGCCTCCTGGGTGTGGCAGCTGCACCGTCTCGGTATCTCCCGCCCCTGA
- a CDS encoding bifunctional methylenetetrahydrofolate dehydrogenase/methenyltetrahydrofolate cyclohydrolase — MTAQILDGKATAAAIKSELAVRVAALKERGIVPGLGTVLVGDDPGSRWYVNGKHRDCAEVGIASIQRELPATATQQEVEAVVRELNADPTCTGYIVQLPLPKGLDQNTVLELMDPDKDADGLHPTSLGRLALGIEGPLPCTPYGIVELLRRHKVEIDGANVVVVGRGVTVGRSIGLLLTRKTENATVTLCHTGTRDLSAHLRQADIIVAAAGVPHLIKPEDVKPGAAVLDVGVSRDENGVVGDVDPRVAEVAAWISPNPGGVGPMTRAMLLNNIVEAAERRAAG; from the coding sequence ATGACTGCCCAGATTCTCGACGGCAAGGCCACCGCTGCCGCGATCAAGTCCGAACTCGCCGTCCGCGTGGCGGCCCTCAAGGAGCGGGGCATCGTCCCCGGCCTCGGTACCGTCCTGGTCGGCGACGACCCGGGCAGCCGTTGGTACGTCAACGGCAAGCACCGCGACTGTGCGGAGGTCGGCATCGCCTCCATCCAGCGTGAGCTGCCCGCCACCGCCACCCAGCAGGAGGTGGAGGCCGTGGTCCGCGAGCTCAACGCAGACCCGACCTGCACCGGCTACATCGTCCAGCTCCCGCTGCCCAAGGGGCTCGACCAGAACACCGTCCTCGAGCTGATGGACCCGGACAAGGACGCCGACGGCCTGCACCCCACCTCGCTCGGCCGTCTGGCGCTCGGCATCGAGGGCCCGCTGCCCTGCACCCCCTACGGCATCGTCGAGCTGCTCCGCCGCCACAAGGTCGAGATCGACGGCGCCAACGTCGTCGTGGTCGGCCGCGGTGTCACCGTCGGCCGCTCGATCGGCCTGCTGCTGACCCGCAAGACCGAGAACGCCACCGTTACTCTGTGCCACACCGGCACCCGGGACCTCTCCGCCCACCTGCGCCAGGCCGACATCATCGTCGCCGCCGCCGGTGTGCCGCACCTGATCAAGCCGGAGGACGTCAAGCCGGGTGCCGCGGTGCTGGACGTCGGTGTCAGCCGGGACGAGAACGGCGTGGTCGGCGACGTCGACCCCCGCGTGGCCGAGGTGGCGGCGTGGATCTCGCCCAACCCGGGTGGCGTCGGCCCGATGACCCGCGCCATGCTGCTCAACAACATCGTCGAGGCGGCCGAGCGCCGTGCTGCCGGCTGA
- a CDS encoding RDD family protein: MSYPPDPNNPYGQQPPPPPGYGYPQQAPPPAPGYGYPQQAPPQAPGYGAPQGGGYGIPQQPGPYGNAAYVQQFYAGWGSRVVARIIDQFTVFLIPTILLGIGYGKVTADAVNSINSINTTTGTYSSTPAPSGSSGMVFFLIGGVLQLCAVLLFTYLQGVKGQSLGQRAVNIRLVSEATGQPIGWGMAFVRQLCHFLDGLCCIGYLWPLWDAKKQTFADKIMNTVVVKSQ; the protein is encoded by the coding sequence ATGAGCTACCCGCCCGACCCGAACAACCCGTACGGCCAGCAGCCCCCGCCGCCGCCCGGCTACGGCTACCCGCAGCAGGCTCCGCCGCCCGCCCCGGGCTACGGCTACCCCCAGCAGGCCCCACCGCAGGCCCCCGGCTACGGCGCCCCGCAGGGTGGCGGCTACGGCATCCCGCAGCAGCCGGGCCCGTACGGCAACGCGGCGTACGTGCAGCAGTTCTACGCCGGCTGGGGTTCGCGCGTGGTCGCCCGGATCATCGACCAGTTCACCGTGTTCCTGATCCCGACGATCCTGCTCGGGATCGGCTACGGGAAGGTGACGGCCGACGCGGTGAACTCGATCAACTCGATCAACACCACGACCGGCACCTACTCCTCCACCCCCGCCCCCAGCGGCAGCTCGGGCATGGTGTTCTTCCTGATCGGCGGCGTGCTGCAGCTGTGCGCGGTGCTGCTCTTCACCTACCTGCAGGGTGTGAAGGGCCAGAGCCTGGGCCAGCGCGCGGTCAACATCCGTCTGGTGAGCGAGGCCACCGGCCAGCCCATCGGCTGGGGCATGGCCTTCGTCCGCCAGCTCTGCCACTTCCTGGACGGCCTGTGCTGCATCGGCTACCTGTGGCCGCTGTGGGACGCCAAGAAGCAGACCTTCGCCGACAAGATCATGAACACCGTGGTCGTCAAGTCGCAGTAG